A region of Candidatus Tanganyikabacteria bacterium DNA encodes the following proteins:
- a CDS encoding iron-containing alcohol dehydrogenase, producing the protein MIHLFSFPTRIVFGNGAHEYAIKEAPPGARKALLVTDPGLVYLDIFNLLRARLEAAKLDYEVFSGISPNPTTADVAAGVAAYRAAGCDWIVAMGGGSAIDGAKGIRLMATHPGQILDYDDLKNGSDRITADMPVMIAIPTTAGTGSEVGRSTVVTDPETNRKVVIFSPHLLPTAAIVDPDLMVGLPARLTAATGMDALAHCVEAYCATGYHPICDSIALGGARLVVGALERAVWNGQDLEARTDMAMAATMGAVAFQKGLGLCHSLAHPLSTVAGVHHGLANGIMLWRVLEFNREALADRMTDLSRALGVPDAVAAVRDLAGQIGIPEALAEVGVTADMLPELCAQAWEDACHKLNPRRVTPEDIRDLYEQALLSASLA; encoded by the coding sequence ATGATCCACCTGTTCAGCTTCCCCACCCGCATCGTCTTCGGCAACGGCGCCCACGAGTACGCGATCAAGGAGGCGCCGCCCGGCGCCCGCAAGGCTCTGCTTGTGACCGACCCGGGGCTGGTGTACCTCGACATCTTCAACCTGCTGCGGGCTCGGCTGGAAGCCGCCAAGCTGGATTATGAGGTCTTCTCGGGCATCTCCCCCAACCCCACCACCGCCGACGTGGCGGCCGGGGTCGCGGCGTACCGGGCCGCCGGCTGCGACTGGATCGTCGCGATGGGCGGCGGCTCGGCCATCGACGGCGCCAAGGGCATCCGCCTGATGGCGACGCACCCCGGCCAGATCCTCGACTACGACGACCTGAAAAACGGCTCCGACCGCATCACCGCCGACATGCCGGTCATGATCGCCATCCCCACCACGGCGGGGACGGGCTCGGAGGTCGGACGCAGCACGGTCGTGACCGACCCGGAAACCAACCGCAAGGTGGTGATCTTCTCTCCGCATCTGCTCCCCACGGCCGCCATCGTGGATCCCGACCTCATGGTCGGCCTCCCCGCGAGGCTCACCGCCGCGACCGGCATGGACGCCCTGGCGCATTGCGTCGAGGCCTACTGCGCCACGGGCTACCATCCCATCTGCGACAGCATCGCCCTGGGCGGCGCCAGACTGGTGGTGGGCGCCCTCGAGCGGGCCGTCTGGAACGGCCAGGATCTCGAGGCTCGCACCGACATGGCGATGGCCGCCACCATGGGCGCTGTAGCGTTCCAGAAGGGCCTCGGCCTGTGCCATTCGCTGGCGCATCCGCTCTCGACGGTCGCGGGCGTCCACCACGGGCTTGCCAACGGCATCATGCTCTGGCGGGTGCTGGAGTTCAATCGCGAGGCCCTGGCCGACCGCATGACCGACCTGTCCCGCGCTCTGGGCGTCCCCGACGCGGTCGCCGCCGTGCGCGACCTTGCCGGGCAAATCGGCATCCCGGAAGCCTTGGCCGAGGTCGGGGTGACCGCCGACATGCTGCCCGAACTCTGCGCCCAGGCCTGGGAAGATGCCTGCCACAAGCTCAACCCGCGGCGCGTGACGCCCGAAGACATCCGGGATCTCTACGAGCAAGCGCTTCTGAGCGCCTCACTGGCGTAG
- a CDS encoding ribonuclease Z, translated as MQVTFLGTGEAFDRERLNTSILVEDEVRIAIDCGYSSVLGLLRACRRPDLVFLTHFHPDHCAGIPRLIMQGRYEKWKEPLRIIGGHGTVEKVTRLFEVLYHKTFLDELPYTLIVTEVEPGDVLPFGGLSLRVVRGRHMQESLAVRISGRRGSVTYSGDTLPSDDVASLAEGCDLLVHDSYYGVMPPGMGSRNHSSWAEAVEVAAKAGARRLAMLHVKAAEREDIVKALPILGESYRGEILVPDDGDIVAL; from the coding sequence ATCCATCCTGGTCGAGGACGAGGTCCGCATCGCCATCGATTGCGGCTACTCCTCGGTACTGGGCCTCCTGCGGGCATGCCGCCGACCCGATCTGGTCTTCCTGACGCACTTCCACCCCGATCATTGCGCCGGCATCCCCCGCCTCATCATGCAAGGCCGGTACGAGAAGTGGAAGGAACCCCTGCGCATCATCGGCGGCCACGGCACGGTCGAGAAGGTGACGCGCCTGTTCGAGGTCCTCTACCACAAGACCTTCCTGGACGAATTGCCCTACACGCTGATCGTAACCGAGGTCGAACCCGGGGACGTGCTGCCCTTCGGCGGGCTATCCCTGCGCGTCGTGCGTGGCCGCCACATGCAGGAGTCCCTGGCGGTGCGCATCTCCGGGCGCCGGGGCAGCGTCACGTACTCGGGCGACACCCTGCCTTCCGATGACGTGGCGTCCCTGGCCGAGGGCTGCGACCTGCTCGTGCACGATTCCTACTACGGCGTGATGCCGCCCGGCATGGGGTCGCGCAACCATTCGAGCTGGGCCGAGGCGGTCGAGGTGGCGGCCAAGGCCGGTGCCAGGCGCCTGGCGATGCTGCACGTGAAGGCCGCCGAACGCGAGGACATCGTCAAGGCGCTTCCCATCCTGGGGGAGAGCTACCGGGGGGAGATCCTGGTGCCCGACGACGGCGACATCGTGGCCCTTTAA
- a CDS encoding glutamine synthetase, protein MTSHTLSAPRHELVETFRNDGLDKVKVGGFDIDGVFRGKYISIDKLGSAMDDGFGFCDVIFGWDSGDQLYDNVQVTGWHSGYPDLIAQIDASTFRKVPWEDDCPLFIVDFHKPGGEPFEVAPRNVLKRTVARAHQLGYEPLMSAEFEFWFFREDPESVRRKRYRDLQNLSPGMFGYSVLRASAQSQLVADIMRQMKAYDVELEGFHTETGPGVFEAAIKYDTAVRAADKAALFKTGLKEIACRHGLMVTFMAKWSESLPGSSGHIHQSLVDLKTESNAFHDASHPLRMSELFQHYTAGQLAAIGDLMPLVAPTINSYKRTVPGTWAPTTATWSVDNRTAALRAIPGSPKSTRLEFRLAGADINPYLAFAACLAGGLYGIEQELALGPPLTGNAYENTDHPLPRTLEEATDRFRRSDVARAAFGDVFVDHFAATRDWEVRAYQKAVTDFELARYFEII, encoded by the coding sequence ATGACCAGCCACACTCTCAGCGCGCCGCGCCACGAGCTCGTCGAGACCTTCCGCAACGACGGTCTCGACAAGGTCAAGGTGGGCGGCTTCGACATCGACGGCGTCTTCCGCGGCAAGTACATCAGCATCGACAAGCTCGGCAGCGCCATGGACGATGGCTTCGGGTTCTGCGACGTCATCTTCGGCTGGGACTCGGGCGATCAGCTCTACGACAACGTGCAGGTCACCGGCTGGCATTCGGGCTACCCGGACCTCATCGCGCAGATAGACGCGTCCACATTCCGCAAGGTGCCCTGGGAGGACGACTGCCCCCTCTTCATCGTGGACTTCCACAAGCCGGGCGGGGAGCCCTTCGAGGTGGCGCCCCGCAACGTCCTCAAGCGCACCGTGGCCAGGGCGCACCAGCTTGGCTACGAGCCGCTCATGAGCGCCGAGTTCGAGTTCTGGTTCTTCCGGGAGGATCCCGAGAGCGTGCGCCGCAAGCGCTACCGCGACCTCCAGAATCTGTCGCCCGGGATGTTCGGCTACTCGGTGCTGCGGGCATCGGCCCAGAGCCAGCTGGTCGCCGACATCATGCGCCAGATGAAGGCGTACGACGTGGAGCTGGAGGGCTTCCACACCGAGACCGGCCCCGGCGTCTTCGAGGCCGCCATCAAGTACGACACCGCGGTGCGCGCGGCCGACAAGGCGGCGCTCTTCAAGACCGGCCTCAAGGAGATAGCCTGCCGCCACGGCCTGATGGTGACCTTCATGGCGAAGTGGAGCGAGAGCCTGCCGGGCAGCTCGGGCCACATCCACCAGTCGCTCGTGGACCTCAAGACCGAGTCCAACGCCTTTCACGACGCGTCGCATCCGCTGCGCATGTCCGAGTTGTTCCAGCACTACACGGCCGGCCAGCTGGCGGCCATCGGGGACCTGATGCCGCTGGTGGCGCCCACGATAAACTCGTACAAGCGCACCGTGCCGGGCACCTGGGCGCCCACGACCGCCACGTGGTCCGTGGACAACCGCACGGCGGCCCTGCGCGCCATTCCGGGTTCGCCCAAGAGCACGCGCCTGGAGTTCCGGCTGGCGGGCGCCGACATCAATCCGTACCTCGCCTTCGCGGCCTGCCTGGCCGGCGGGCTGTACGGCATCGAGCAGGAGCTGGCGCTCGGCCCGCCGCTCACCGGCAACGCCTACGAAAACACCGACCATCCGCTGCCTCGCACGCTGGAGGAGGCGACCGACCGTTTCCGCCGGTCCGACGTGGCGCGAGCGGCCTTCGGCGACGTGTTCGTGGACCACTTCGCCGCCACGCGCGACTGGGAGGTGCGGGCCTACCAGAAGGCCGTCACCGATTTCGAGCTGGCCCGCTACTTCGAGATAATCTGA